The region CGCAGGAATAACGAATCAAGATCTTCTAAAGCTCTATACAAAATCAAAATCCTATTGTGATTAAATAACAGAAATGGAATATAGGAATGGAGAAGTTTTCGTACAATATAGCTTATACAGGCTGACTACACGTTTATTTTTTCCCTTCTCATAACGAGGATCAGAACGGGTTTGTGAATGTACCTTGCCTAGGTTTCCAAGACATAATTGTAGTCAAAATCATAGTTACATTTACTAAAGGATCCGACTCCACCAGACAATGGTACGAAACTAGGACTAGATTACTAGGTACATTGAGCATTGTAAATCCGCCAATGTAACAAAGTGACACGTCTGCAATTTGTTAACAATCTTTCATGTGGGAGAGAGATATGGCATGTACCTGAGACATTGATCAACATCATTGAAAGCAGCGTCTCCACTTCCAGCATCTGAAGCATACTGTGCTACCTGAAGTTCCGAAGAAAATATCCAAAGCTCAGCAACTCATGCACACAAAAACTGCCATAAAGAAAAATACATATGCTATTAGGCCTGCAATTCAATCAAATTATTGGTCTACAGTGACCTGTACCCGTTAGACCAGTTTGGAGTGCAGGCACTTGACGATCAATGATCTGATCAGATAAAGCATTTGAACCAATCTAAAAGCTCCCATCAAAGGGTCAATTGCCCTTTTAAGGACCAAGCTGAATCATTTCTTATGCTCGAGTTCAAGCCGAACTGAGAGGATTTCACTTGGGCGATTTTGGAATTTTACCAAGATAATATCAACAGCCATAAAGAAACATATCAAATGcttaaaataaaagttcataATTAACACCCAAAATCGAGAAGTTTCAACTTACAGCTCGAATATTTAAACGAAGAGATGCCGCAGGACCAGAGCGTAACAGGGACCGATAGTTAGCAAATTGGGGTTCATCCACCTCCAAAATTTTCTCTGGTAATCAAAGAGATAAATAACCAAATTACTCCAATATTCAATAGGGTCCAAAATGTCTCATCTAAGCATCCATTTCTTGCACACATTAACTAAAACAATCCGGAAATATAAAACTGATCACTGAACTGATAGCAAATAAGTATTAATTTGGACGGAAACTTGTCGAGTCCTCTGTTTTATTATTTCGTTTTCATTTCCGAAAAGACTTCAACAACTTCaagactttatatatataactcatTCTTGTAAAAAATGCCGTTTCGCCAATTTTGCACCTTTTTTCAATAATTCCAAATTACTGTAAATTAAGGGcggaataaaattgaaatacctAAGTCCTTAATCTGAAATTGGGTTAAGATAACAGCAGGAACATAAGCTTCAAGTGGGTCAAGTTTTTTCCTGTATTAAATTTGATAACacattaaataacaaaaataaaataaaatttgtaaatataattatatctatctgaataaaaatgataaaatccaTTACCTTTTAACATACTTGTCGAAATAACCAGCAGCTTTAGCatctacaaaacaaaaaacaaacacatttgaaaaatcaattatttaaaatataataaaaataatattaattgagGTCCTGAGAAATGGGTAATTAATTACGATTAGGGACGACGAGAAGATGAGATATTAAGAGAGAAATTGAAACTAATCTTCTGCTGCTGCTGTTCTTGGTCTCTTCGTCAAGCTTTGGGGTGGACAATGCGCACCTCAAAACATTAACTTTAGGAGGAAATTTGTTTAAAGAGGAGCTTAATTTTAAAGGGTTTGTGCTAAAATGCGCTGTGGTGTGAGGGGTTACTGCCATGACTGTATTTCTGTGATTGTATGAAAGAGAAGCAACTCCTATccattttgtttgtttgtttctcACGCTACTGCGCCTCAAGAAAGTTGTAGCTGTTTGATTGACGATTTTGtcccttgttttttttttcctcttttgCCAAATACCCTTAAACCCCCCAAAAAAATAGATATacgacaatttttttaatttgtttttcaaaaatactacAATCAATTATGTTAGAGTAACAAATTCATCAAATTATTTAGtggattttttaaaatgtaaaattttaaagaaaaagttaacttttttttttttgtaaaagagGATTGGCCAAAGCCAAGAACTAACTAGTAGATCTAATCATGCGGGGTAAGGAAACACCAGCATTATCTTCCATCAAAATGGCTGAAACACCT is a window of Mercurialis annua linkage group LG2, ddMerAnnu1.2, whole genome shotgun sequence DNA encoding:
- the LOC126670763 gene encoding uncharacterized protein LOC126670763, producing MAVTPHTTAHFSTNPLKLSSSLNKFPPKVNVLRCALSTPKLDEETKNSSSRRLVSISLLISHLLVVPNHAKAAGYFDKYVKRKKLDPLEAYVPAVILTQFQIKDLEKILEVDEPQFANYRSLLRSGPAASLRLNIRAVAQYASDAGSGDAAFNDVDQCLRALEDLDSLFLRASRNDRGASVESMRAKISVSLNALDSLLQTVPGDILQKGKAIADAYVSQEEEEEEAQPEILDPELKKLESIL